A stretch of the Equus caballus isolate H_3958 breed thoroughbred chromosome X, TB-T2T, whole genome shotgun sequence genome encodes the following:
- the FATE1 gene encoding fetal and adult testis-expressed transcript protein: MAGGPCSIKEEMEMSIAEELIPGSHGQSQEHVVIAEIMGRGSRSLGTSQRQQKLDLKTAGSAASQSIWNMTATRPKKVGHQLPMPRMLREPGHSDAHPQEYPRGFQGMRFHYERNPEADMITEIGLEELNGLEMEIMRRQLRVTTERLCALEDQGATWRHREALFFTMIVSACIANLWLCMRH, encoded by the exons ATGGCAGGAGGCCCCTGTAGCATCAAGGAGGAGATGGAAATGTCCATAGCTGAAGAGCTGATTCCTGGAAGCCATGGGCAAAGCCAAGAGCATGTGGTCATAGCAG AAATAATGGGGCGTGGCTCCCGGTCCCTGGGTACCTCTCAGCGGCAACAGAAGTTGGATCTAAAGACTGCTGGCTCTGCTGCAAGCCAATCGATTTGGAATATGACTGCCACCCGGCCCAAGAAAGTG GGGCACCAACTGCCAATGCCCAGAATGTTGAGAGAACCAGGCCACAGTGATGCCCATCCTCAGGAGTATCCTCGTGGCTTCCAAGGCATGAGGTTCCATTATGAGCG CAACCCAGAGGCGGATATGATCACAGAGATTGGCCTGGAAGAGCTAAATGGACTGGAGATGGAAATCATGCGAAGACAG CTGCGTGTGACCACTGAGCGTCTGTGTGCCCTGGAGGACCAGGGTGCCACCTGGCGCCACAGGGAAGCTCTGTTCTTCACCATGATAGTGTCGGCCTGCATTGCCAACCTGTGGCTGTGTATGCGCCACTGA